The following nucleotide sequence is from Scleropages formosus chromosome 4, fSclFor1.1, whole genome shotgun sequence.
CCCGGGAAATGACAatgaaagttatttttattctttcagtaCATTCAATCAagatttccccccccctccaacatCAATATTGGCGCAGGGGGGGGGGTTAGCGGTTCCAGAAACATCGCGTGGACACGTGTGCGGCCCGTACTTTCCCGTGTTTAAAAGCCGCCACCTCATTGGTTCAGAGGAGTCACGTGGGTGCAGAGGGCCAGTCAACGTGAACGCTTACGTTCTTGCGTTTGCCTCGTGCGCTTATTAAACGCTATTCTGGACTCGTTAGCGCTCAATAATTGTTCACCTACAAGTAGCACATCTACATGTTGTAATGTTGTAACACCCGAGAAAACAAACCGGGAAAAAAAGAACCTGAAGCATCTCACTACTAGAGTCTAGACTGGAGAAACATCTTACGGACGgctacaaaattaaaaaaaaaaaaatagtagacAGGCATTTATAATAATTAGTTAAAAAGTTGGTAACACGTTAACCAGCAGAGAAATTTCCCAAAGACATTATGCATAACCCGTGAACTGGCAGTAGAGCACATGATGGAAGGCCCAAGATGAAGCCATGATGATCTTTGGGGTTCCACACGTGTTCAGGAGCAGCATGCAACTCCTCCTGCCAGGCCGTTATTATCTTCACAAAAACCTCCATCTTACACTCACTGCAGTTAAACACTTACTCGATtatacataattattttatgCAGCTTTTAAGTTTAAAGATGGAACAAGAAGATGATCAAGAAGCTAAAAATCGGTCTCATCATGCTAGAAAGAGGCGTTAGCAGCTAAATAAAGAGCAAATACCAAACGCAAATCAGGAAGCATATCCTAGGAGACACGACGTAGTTAGTGATTTTTGTTCTGGAATAATTAtatctgactgtgtgtgtgacgtCACATTACACCGGACagactgggtttttttttttttttttattataaccgTTACCTTTTTAATCACAACGCTGTTCTTACCATACAGAAAGTTCTGAGGATCCATCTGTTCAATGTCTGTATCGTTCATTCTCGTTCACAGCACGCGGCGACGACCACAAATGGACCCTTCCACCCCACGGAGTCTCACTAACATGCTTCGGATCCTAAGGACACGCCCAGAATGAGAATGCGGGAAGAGCTTGCTCATTCTCAACCAATCATAGGAGATGATACTTACAGGTCACCACAACGAGGCGGAGCCGTCAATGTATGTCTTTTGTGATTGGATCGAAGATGAACCTTCACTTTATTGCGCGAGGAAATCAGTCTTTGGATATTAAAACGTCAAATGGCCGAGAGCGGCTGCCCGAGTGTATAATTCACACAGATCCACATTTGTTACTGGGGAGACAGAGGCTGACATAGGTCACATGATGTATAAAGAGATTCAGACCACAATTTAATTTAAGTTAGGTGTAAAAGAATGTGGGGCGAGGCGACCCGATCGGATGTTTCATCAACTAATGTGTGCCCCGCTATTGTATTTCTGTAAAACTACTGTTAATTACCAATTCTTCCCCCATGCCAGACAAGTTATTACATCATATAATATTTTGAATAAACCATAcaactgaaatctttttttttttttttaaaacgtttaTTGTTACATGATTCAACATTCTTCTTATAACATCTCAGcagtaaaataaagattttctgtctgtctgtttgtctgtctgccATCCAGGAGAGGTGAGGTGTCTGTGGTTCCCTGTACATATCCTGTAAAAATATAGCAACAGACTTTTTTAACCTTTGGATTGCATACAACACAGAGAACTGCGATTCAGCACTGAGTTGCAGTACCACCATGTGTTACACtatggttttattcattttcctcttGAAACTTCATATTAAAGAGAAACAAagtttttgctttgaaaaggaCTGAATATGAACCTTCATACTGCCTGTACCCCAATGTAACAATGAGCTGGAAGTATCCACAATATACTACAGAAATGCACATCTTGACACTTAAAGTCTCACTAGCCCCTGGTGCTAAACCACATGATTTTAGCAACTGTTATGCTCATGTTTTTAGATGAAAGGTCCACTCACTCTGAAACTTGCATGGAACAAAGATACACCATGGGAAGTGTCAGAAAGACTTTTAAAGACATTTATAATGCTAAAAACAAACAGTTACTCCAGTGCATGACTGCTGGACTTCCCATCGTAGAGGTATTGCTAATGAGGCTTTACTGTTGATCACTACGGGATGAGTATGGCATCTGAGGTTTCCTCGCAGTGGAGCTCGACCGTTCaccattcatgttttttttctccatcatctTCCCCACACAATgtctctgtttgtttatttgatcTTTTATTTGATCAATATGGAGTCTCTGAAGGTCCATTCTCCACCCTGCCCGGTATGCAGCCAATGGTCAATAGACCGGTGAACCTATGGCTGATACATTAGGACTTGAATGCAATGGCAGGGACATCACAGTAAAACGAAACACACAGTGCAGACACAGGAGCACAATGTTTATATCACCATTGGAACAAAGACTCCCAGAAACAGAAAGTCATAGCATGCTTCCTATCATGTTTCAAAATAGCAAGTCAGTTGAATTGTCTTAATGTAGGGTAGATGACCATGAAATGGTCAACCAGCAGAGCAAGATTTTTGAAACACTCCCATAGCTGGCTGTTATCGTTTTAGTAGGAAAGGAGGTACTGAGGTCATATAAAACATCtctcaataaaataaacaagaaaactaCAACAATAAAACTAACAGAtagtgtagtgttatcagaatGTTAGTGTTTCAAGGTGTGCGAAGGGGCATGCTTTCGTCCTTTTGCACATCAgttttttcagtgctgttttacAAAGGGGTAACATGTAAAACGaaagtgaataataaaaataaaaataaaaacaacaataaatctGTGTTTAACAGGAGGTGTACACACTGCAGACCTGCACACCTCAAAAGCTATACACTACCACATGGGCTGTGCGCACATGTGACAACATATTAACTAGACATAAGAGATAGAACCTGActgtcaaaacaaaactgttgctttttttctcatttgtccaTATTGTCCTTCTGTCACAAGTaaactgaaatgttaaattatcGCAATAATACAATACTGGTAGATGCCTTCCAAAGACTAATACATGCACGAAAGAATTACAGAGGAACACAGCACTTAATTCTTAAACACAGGGTTTAACAAAGTTCATCTGACTTTGTAATAACAATTTTCTCGTCTGACCACACCATTCAGCTCAGTGATGGGCCTTCTTAATCTGTCTGGGCTGCATAAGAGGAAAATCAGCCCACCCTGCTAATGGTACAATTCAAATTTCTACACAAACAGTGTAGAAAAGGAGCTGAATAGATGTTCAGAGGCCTCTATAGATAAACAGTTATTCGCTCAGATCCAGTGTACTTTCGAACGTCAAGCGCAAGCGCCAATGTAGAACCCACTTTTTTTGAACACCGAAATTAAAAGTTTTctttaagaaatttttaaaaacttttttttgcatgctATGGCCACTAAGCTTGCCATCACATTACATCTGCCTTTACTATGGTGTCCGGTGCAGTAGCAACTCTATCCATGGCTCTGTTCAGTGTGTTCAGCACACCGCTCAACATCTCAAAGGCAGACAGATGCAAGAACAGACAGAAGAGGGATAGCAAGAGGGAAAACAAGGCCATTCCAACATTGAAACATTATCCGTAATGACAACAACAGAACAAACAGCAAGGCTTCCTTAACTGTGCAATCCACAAAGACTCACAACTAAGACACAGACAATACAGGATACAGCAAGGACCAAATGATAGcatgtgttacatttttctctcacaatAGTTCAAAGGCCAAAGTCTGCATCAAGCAGAgtgtttatatattaaaagtTCCTCTGTTTAGAACATGCAATCCAGTCTGGTAACAAGAATGAAGAAAACCTGGGGAGAGGACCCCCCCAGAGGTGCAGTTCCTTCTCATCACAAGTAGGCGGCGCCAAACAGCTGAGGTTACAGGCAAGTAGAGAGAGCCTCAGAGGTGCAATTCCAATCGTCACAGGTAGAGGGAGACAAAGAGTTGCAGGTCCTGGTAACTACAGGCGGTAAGCGAGATGGAGCCGAGTGTTCATGATGCCTCTGGCAGCCCGTAAGATGCCGTGTATCACGCCTTTGTGTCCCTCATAACATAACCAGGCTGTGGTGGCTGGGAACTGCGCACACTGACAGACGTAATAGTCTCGCAttccacactcacacacacacatacacgttaTTCAGACAGACCAAAAACGAATCCAACAAATTCACTCACATGAGACACTGGACATTCCGATTCTCACATATTCATAAATCATCATGTACACGTGTTCACGTCCTCTTTTCTATAAAACATTCTCAAACAGCTGTAGCGACCTCATCATGTTTTCATCCTAAAACAGAAATAggaacagagaaagagaaacgcACGTTATTTCGTTCAAATAAAAGATTCATCTGATTTCTTTgtggaggaaagaaaacaaacgtGTGTTGCAGTTTACAGAAAGTGCCACAAGAGGCCAGTGTAGCGCAACGGAAAACGGAATGAAAAGGTGAAAACTGAAGGCCCGCCATACAGAATACATacagactacacacacacacacacacacacacacacacacacacagtctgaagccgtttatcccaagctgggtcgcggtgaaccggagcctaacccggcagtgTAGGGAGCAGAGCTGGGCGGGCacacgcacccaggacgggatgccagtctgtcgcaaggcaccccaagcaggactcgaaccccagacccaccagagagcaggacctggccaaacccgccatgcccTCATACAGACCAAGAAAgcaaaaagacatgaaaaaataagGGCAGAAAAACAGGTAGAAAAGCTTACCTCTTGACATGCCAGAATGAATTCCTCTAAGGTAACGACTCCgtctttgtttttgtccattttctAAGAGAGCGGTGGAGAGAGACGGTAAGAGTTTCACTGAGTGAAGGTGAGCATAGCAGAGCTTACATATGCGGCACTAGGTAAGGGCTGAAATATAATGTGACTTATGTTATGGTACTGATGACATGTCTTGAAACCCATATGGCAGGGAAACACAGCTTTATAGAGCAGGTTATGTTTTGTAATTGACAGCATGGCACATGTGTGATTGGAAGACTGACCTGGAAGAAAGCATCCACGTGCTGCTTTGGCACATCACCCTTTAGAGCAGGGTAGGTGTACTTCCCCATCATGTCATAAATGGCTCTCACTATTTCTGTCATTTCCTGCAACACAATCAtttatgtgcatgtgtgcacatACACCACACAAAATCACTGATAGTCCCACATGTCAAATAGTGTCATGTATGAAGCACAAATGCAATTGTACAGTGTTTGTTATTTGTTACGTTACAAACACAAACCCACCTCTTTGTTTATGTAGCCATCTCTGTTGATGTCGTACAGGTTGAAAGTCCACTGTAGCTTCTCTCTAACAGAACCTCGCAGCAAAATAGACAGGCCCATAACAAAGTCCTGAGATATTTAGGATGGGACGAAAGAATGATTTGAACACAGACTGTGGTTCTGATCCAGATTTTGCAGGGTCATCAAACCTAGCACTTCCAGGATTACATGAAGGACACAGTGTATCAACTGAGGGCAATAAATACAGCTTGTTCTTTTgggtaaatttaatttaaataatccaaaatataaataaatggaatcTGAGAAGCTGCCAAAAACATAGTAAATAATACCAGTATGTGGAAACAAGTTCAGATCaaaatataacagaaaaataGAAGCAACGATTGAGCAATGAATGGCTGACTGTTTAACTGCCTAATTGTCTTTGAAGAGACTGGTTACCTCAAACTTGATAGAACCGTTGTGTGCAGAGTCAAAGGCATTGAAGAGATAGTGAGCATAATTACTTGCATCTGCAGGAAAAAGGTTGTTATGCAACAgattttgtacaaaatatttttgtcctACAGGCATTTTATTGGCATAGTGTAAGCATCAAAAAAGTTAATACCTTCATAAAAACTTAATACCTAAGTAACATAAATGAATCACTCTGAAGCATTAAATGACTGGATGGCtttccttgtaatttttttaaatcaagttaataattttacagtaatgATTTACGTTGTGGATGTAATGTAACACCATTCTAGGAAAAGAGaaacataaatacatgaaaacataAATACTATATAAACTTACAATGCATAAAATTAAGTGGTGTATTAAATTGTTACCATAAATATACAGTCTTCACCTCTATTTACTTATTCTGCATTGAAAGACATAGAAAACAATATTACAAGCAATACCTTAAAAGTTATAGctaatacataaaacatttcattttgaaatggtTGTTTATAAGCCGACCGTGCTTCACACCTTCTAAATGGACTGAAGAGGTTTATGTCTTAGATTCTGGTTCGTGGAGGGGTAAACCATTAGCGATGTGTAGGTTGCTTGCAGACTGGGTCAGATcttttaaaacatgcaaatattgtTATTAGAATAAGTCTGAGTTCTGTCTGTTTCTTACCTCCATGGGGAAAAAACTGGGCATATATGTGTTTAAACGTTTCCTCATTCACCACACCACTTGGGCATTCCTAGTGGGAGAAATAGACAGAGACCACAGCTGGatgttaatgttaataaagAGGGCACTGTATAGAATGACCACACACTGTCTTGAGCTACTTCTGCTCTTGTTCACAAAGACCGATGGATATGCAGTGACGACACTAAATTTGACTCCTTACATTATGGGGTGTGGGGTAAGTGCTGTCAAGCCGAATGCAACTTACGGCAACCACTCGCATGGTTTTCACGGTAAAAGTAAGGAAGTCatttaccattgccttcttccaaTTAGGGTAGACCATGCAACCTCTGCACACCACGAGTTGAATTCAAACCGACTACCTTTGGTAGCTGGACCTTCTGGGCTGAGCTGCGCACTTGGATGAAGGTTTGAATGCAGTGCAGGGTTTTGTTGAATTTACAAGTTTTGTTTGTGCTTGCAatccaaaaacattaaaaatggcaATGGTAAGCCATCACCATACCCTCCCTTACCCTGGAACCATGCGAGTGGACACTATGAGTAGAATTTGACTCAAAGATGCTTTTTCTCCCTACATTATGCTAAGAAGAAACTAGATAAATAACATGATGTCAGCTATATTTACTATGATCATAATAAATTTGATTTTCTGAAGAATACACACACTAGGATAGGTTATTAATAGCTTTGACTGCATAAATCCAGAACTGAATGAGCAATTCATGGAGCTAAATGACTGACAGTTGTTTTCATgtgtcttcattttcatttgatttatgtgctttttatttaaattatttttttttccttagggATGATGGGAGaagaaatatacaaatatacactTTAAGgaagtgaaaatatatttaagatatattaaaaatatgtcttCATTGATGGCATTACACTAATTTTGTAGTAACTGGTGTGCAGACTTTGTGTTAGATTCACAGAAGATATGCAGGGTTTTTAGTAACTTTACAGagaaagcagcagaaacagaaCTAAGGAAGAGAGTGGAGgggaaataaaattacaaacagcagggagaacagtaTGAGCCTGAAAATATATGAGAATGAGCTTAAGACAGCAGTAGTTAGCTGATTTGATCATTACGATCACTAAAATGGAAGTACTGTGTTTATAGTTCTGATTCaagtttgtaatattttatatagtgCGTACataaagtaagaaaaataaatgtttaaattatcaAAAGTACAGAGAAATAATGGGCATTGAAGGGATTCTACATATGTTCAGTACTCACAAAGAAGACACAGTAAAGGTAAGAAAATGAAAGacagcaaaaagagaaaacataaagGATGCACAGCTAGTTAGGTGCTGCCTACATTCTTGAAACCCCGGTACAGCACTTGTAGCTCCCTTTTGGTGAAATTTGTCTGGGCCTCCAACTGCTCCAACCCCTCAGGTCGGTGGCATACCATGGTCATCTCCAGTTCATCATCCACCTTATCTGTATAGAGATAGGAGATGTGATTTGTTTGAGAGTGTCCAGTGGTGAGGGGTCAAGAAAGCCTCCTGAACCACATGGATCAATTACTTCATGAACGATTTACTGAGTCAAGTTGTTTTCTTCTTGCCCAGTGATATTCAGACTGCTTTATTGCACCATTGTAAAAATGTAGGCATCTTTTACTGCAAAGCCTCGACTTCCCTCTGAATCACTCTGGATGCGTAGAGGATTACTTAAAAGATAAAATCTTTTAAGTAGGCTATAATAAACCAATAAAATCTATATAAAAATTTTTGGGAATATATAGATATAATGTAACTcttccaacaggacaatgaaATCCTTTATTAAGATACATATTATGTGAAGTGTATGTAAAGGTAAAGCTGGGCAAATCGTTAAGACATTTAAAGGTAACACAAGCTTTCAAACTGTgttctatatacagtattttaagtaAAGAGTATTGGTATTGGACTAATTGTTTGTACTTCACAAATTGTATGTCTGCAtttgtgtctctctcttttggtaaaatgcacttttgtatacTTTGAGTTTTATGTCAGTTTGGGCAAAAGGCAGAGTATGCCTTGGGTGGAGGATGGCAGTCCTTTGCAAGGCAATCACACTCGCACACATTTTtactgacacatacacacacaccaaggacCAATTCCGAGTCACCtttttacctgaaacacatggctttgaactgtgggaggaaacacatgcaagcctaagcaaaacatgcaaactcttcacagactgagctgaattcaaacccactgCCCAAGAGGCACCAGTACTATCATCCTGCCgtccatttaaaaataatatggaTGTTTATTGTATCCCTTAATACACGATGTTTGCAGGTGGTTAGAAGTCGACTGTGAACAGCATGAATAATGAGGAGAAGAGGCCACAGCGAGGAGCTCCAAGCGGCTCGTGTTTGATGTTGACAGGATATGAAGCGTTAATGAACTTAATCCTTTCTTTAACAATACTGTTTCCATCATGTGCTTCAAAGCATTTTGATTTATATATGTTCATTACATACCATTTCATACATGCTTTCTCAACTGCACACATGACCTTGCAGCTATCCACTGGAGAGCCAGGGGTAGTTGCTCAGAGATGGACTAATGTTATGCTGAAAAGCTGCACTACTGAGTCATGCTgtattactccagtgaaataaaCATTCCGTTTTAGACCTGGGGCTAGCCTAGAGCTTGATgtataaaacaaacaagtaaacatttCAGGAGCAGTTGTTTGCTTCTGTGAAGACAGAATTTTGGATGCCAGTGCAGCAAAAAGTAGTTTCAAGTCTATTGTTCACTGGTGTTTAGCCAGGTGTAGCCATATGCATAGGATTTCCTGCAAAATGGAATTGCAATTAAGTTTATTTATGAAACAAGCAGATTGTAGGATTCATACTCTTGATCCTCACAacagaatttgtttttcatattcatattctcTGTTTACCACAGTATGAACCATGCCAGCAAAGCAGAGGCACACTGAgacagaaacccacacacacgcacattccCAGGGCTGATGGTTAGCTGTCAGAACAGGAAGGAGATAGAACAGAAAAGCAAGGGGGCGGGGTCATGCCCAAAGAAATTTCTacccaaatgaataaaaaatgagagCAATCGAGCTACGAAAGCTACCTATAGCCGTCCATCACTCAGCAAAGGGTGGAGTGCACCCCTCAGGCACGTGCTCCATCAGCAACTCTCTGCAGTACAGATAGAACAAGACCTACTCTCTGGACTCACTATGTGTTTAAATTCCCACTGCAGATTGGTTTGTCTGTCTGCTTTGCTGAATGTGTACCTATATACTTTTCGTTGCCTTCACTGTGTCTGCCAAGTCATTGTACATTGGTCGCTCAGTGTGTTCAGGTTGTTTAGATTTGTTGTGTTATGCACAGGCGTGGTGTAGTGCCAAGAGATTAGTGTCAGCATAAGTAGGTCTTTGAGTCTAGTGTCAGAATTTTTGTGGAGAATGTAGATTTGCCATGATCTATGTGATATCTATGATTCTGCTCCACATTCCCTCAGGAAATATCCTGATTTTAAAGCGTTGGCAGTATCCAGCATTAAGCACATTGCTCATCAATGTTACTAATCAAGCTAATGTTGATTATGCTAATGAAGATTATGCTAATGAACATCATGTTAATCAACACTGTTCCTGGGGATTATGCAGATCAGGATTATGGGGATGAGTTTTAAGGATATTAAAATGATACATCTGATACGTTTAGAGTGCTATCATGAATTTGTTGGCAATGTGTTAATAAGAATGAGTGTAATGTAAGTttgcagaatatatatatatgcagcaCTACTTTAATCATATGGAAACAAAATGTTGCTCTGCAGATGCCACATTGGTTTCACGAAATTCTTGTAAAAACATCCGTTGCAAAGAAACTAACATGTAGGCTAACAGGCCAAAATAGTACATCAAAAAGTGGTTTCCATGCAAAAGATGAACCTTAGCACATTCATCAAGGTAATTGCAATGAAAGAGTATATGACTGCATGCTACGTTAAACAAAGGGCCGATGTTCGAGACAAAGTTTGTGCAGCTTTCAATTGTATGATGGTAAGAAATGGTAAGAAACCTGATCAATGTAGTTTTGGTTAAACTTCTCTAGTTTTAGTCAACAAACAACAGCATCATTTAAAGAGACGTAAGAGGACCTAAGACAAATAGTTTTAAGCTTTCGCAACTAATGAAAGTTCCACTTTCACAAGCAACCATGTCTTATACAgctatcatttacattttttcatagagctaacatttttctccaaagcattacAACATCACATGATAAACTACTTATAAGagtttttgtatttaaacagcaaggtcattttactggagcaatttagagtagaTACctttgcttaaaggtactacagcagttggtGGGCTTTGAGCCCAAGTCCTTCAAGCCCAAAGTAGCTTTTCttaccactat
It contains:
- the kcnip1b gene encoding Kv channel-interacting protein 1b isoform X2; its protein translation is MGVVMGTFSLQTKQVNYRKDKVDDELEMTMVCHRPEGLEQLEAQTNFTKRELQVLYRGFKNECPSGVVNEETFKHIYAQFFPHGDASNYAHYLFNAFDSAHNGSIKFEDFVMGLSILLRGSVREKLQWTFNLYDINRDGYINKEEMTEIVRAIYDMMGKYTYPALKGDVPKQHVDAFFQKMDKNKDGVVTLEEFILACQEDENMMRSLQLFENVL
- the kcnip1b gene encoding Kv channel-interacting protein 1b isoform X1: MGAVVGTLTMQTKQRRPSRDKVDDELEMTMVCHRPEGLEQLEAQTNFTKRELQVLYRGFKNECPSGVVNEETFKHIYAQFFPHGDASNYAHYLFNAFDSAHNGSIKFEDFVMGLSILLRGSVREKLQWTFNLYDINRDGYINKEEMTEIVRAIYDMMGKYTYPALKGDVPKQHVDAFFQKMDKNKDGVVTLEEFILACQEDENMMRSLQLFENVL